In Arcobacter sp. F155, the genomic window CTGCAACTGCGTTACTCATTTAGCAATCCTTACTTTTCCTAATCCACCATTTGGTCCAGATACTGAACCTTTTACAACTAATATACCAGTTTCTGCATCGAATGAAACAATATCATTTTTAACAGTTACATTTGTATTTCCGTATTGTCCTGGCATTTTCTTACCTGGTTGAACTCTACCTGGCCACTCTGCATTACCGATAGAACCAGTTCTTCTACCCATTCTGTGTCCGTGAGATGCTCTACCACCAGCGAAGTTCCATCTTTTAACTCCACCTTGGAAACCTCTACCTTTTGTTTTAAAAGTTGTTTTTAAAACAGCAGCTTCAGATAATCCAGAAACATCTAAGTCACCAGCTTCAGTATTTGCTACATTAATTGTTGCAAATCTATTAAACTCTTTGCTTAAACCATATTTTTTTTGTTGACCTTCAATAGCTTTGTTGAATTTCTTCCCTTTGCTATATGAAACAAGTGCTACACCTTCATTAACGTCACATACTTTAGTATCAAGAACTTTTAAAAGTGTAACTGGTGTTGCAGGAACTGTAACAGTTCTACTCATACCGATTTTTTCTACGATAAATTCCATTTATTACCCTTTCTTTATTATTCTTGACCCATTGATCTAACTTCAACATCAACTTCAGGAGCTAAGTCAAGTTTCATTAATGAATCTACAGTATCAGGAGTCGCTGCAATGATATCAATCATTCTTGAGTGTACTCTGATTTCGAATTGCTCTCTAGAATCCTTATTTACGTGAGGACCTTTAAGAACAGTGTATTTTCTGATCTTCGTTGGAAGAGGAATAGGACCTCTTAACTCAGCACCAGTTCTTTTAACAGCTTCAACAATTGAAGCAACACTTCTGTCTAAAACTCTATGATCATAAGCTTTAAGCTTTAATCTAATTTTTTCCATGTATTTTCCTTTAAAGAACTCGTTAGATATACCGAAAAAGGCACTCTAACCATTTTTATGGACGCGGATTATAACTTAATATTAGTTAAATGTCAAGTATTATGGGCTTTTGCCCTTTTATTTAATTAATTTATTTCCTTCTAAAAAGGATAAGTGTATATGTTTTAGTATACACTTTAAGTAAAGTCAAAGATATAGGCTACAGTTTGATTACAATAAAATATTGTATAATCTCAAAAAACTTTTAAGGAATATGTTTAATATGAAAAAACAGATTGTAGTTGGTGGATTTTCAAAAGAACAAAGAGAAAAAGAGTTAGAAAAGATAAGAGCTAAATACTCAAAAAAAGGTTACAAGTTTATTCATTATATAGATAATGGAGCTTTAAAGTCTGTTGCTGTATTTGAAGTAGATGAAGAAAAAGTAAGAAAAGAGAAGGCATTTAACCTAATACTTCTTGGTATATTTTTTATGGCTGTTGCAGCTATTATGTTCTACAAAGCTAGTGTGTAAGTTTAACTTACATACGTAGTTGGTATTTTAATCTTTACGCAAACTCCTTTGCCATTTTCACTCTCAATATTTTCTAAACTAATTTCACCATTTGTTAAAAGAGTTAATGAAACTTTAGCTAAATAAAGTCCTAGTCCTCTACCATTTAAGGATTTATCTGAATGGTATAAATCAAATACATTTGATAAGATATCTTTATCTATTCCACCTGCATTATCACATATCTTTATATTCAAAAAGTCATCATCTTGAAATGTTGTTATATCTATCTTTCTATTTTCAATGTCATTTTTATCAAACTGCTCATAAGAGTTTTTTAGAATACTTTCAAAAATATTTTTAAACTCATCATAGTCACTTTTGATAAAAACATTGTTTTGCATCTCAATTGAGATTTCATCCTCTATTATACTTTTTAGTAACTCTTTTAAAGAGAATTCTCTAATATCTTTTTTCTCTAAAAGATTATTAAACTTATTTATTGTTGAAGAAAGGTAGATATTCTCTTTTTCTATTTTCTCTAAATTGGCAATTAAAATTTCATCGGTAAGTTTGTTCATTTGTGAGTAAACTCTAATCTTACTTGTAATAGAACCTATTTTTGATAAGGGTTGTCTCCACTGGTGTGAAATCATAGAAACAGTTTTTGCAATAAGAATCTCTTTTGCTTGTTCTCTTATTTTCTCTTCTTTTTTTTCATTTTCAAGCTCTAAGAAGTATGGCTTTAAAACCTTATCAACATTCTCTTTTAGGACACTACAGTCAATAGGTTTTTTCATAAATAAATCAATACCTAATTTAATAGAATCAAGAAGATATTTTTCATCGCTAATTGCAGTAGTAAATATTATAGGTGTTTTTGTATTTACTTTTTTTATCTTTTCTACTAATTCAATACCATTCATCTTTGGCATATCAATATCAGAGATAACTATATCAATTTTATTATCTTTAAAATAATTGTAGGCGTCTGCACCATTAAAAAAGTTATATACCGTATAACCTAACTTTTGTAGTAAGCTCGTAATAGTATCATTTACAATCACATCATCTTCTACATACATTAAATTTATATTGTTTCCATTCATTATTACACCTCTTTATAATGAAAAGTATAATAAAAAATGGTATCGAAAAGGTACTATTAGAGTTTAATACTGATAAAATCCTGAAAATAAAAGTATGTCATCATTCTTTGCATTTGATTGGTCAAACTCTACTAAGTCACCAATTATATGCCCAATAGAAGGTGCAAAGGTCATTCCAAGCCATCCTAATCCCATAGCATATACTAAGTTTGAATAGTTCTCATCTCTTCCTATAAGAGGAATATCATTTGGAGTAAGAGGTCTAAAACCACTCCATGTAACTTCATCTTTCATTTCAAAAGGAATACTATACTCTTTGAAGTTTTTCTTTATACTATCTATTTGTTTTTGTACTACTTCTGGGTCATCACTTCCTAACTCTAGTTTTGAAGTAAGTCTTACATCATTGAATCTTGGAGTCATGACTATAAATAAATCGTTAAATAGTGTTGATGTTTTTGGTTTTAGCTCTTTTGGCATAGTGAAAGTTATACTATAACCTTTTGCAGGAGTTAGCATAAGTTCTTTATTACTTTTTTTAGCCAAATCAGTTTTGTACCCTGTTGACATAATAAAAGTCTCAGCCTCATAGAAGTTTCTATTTTGAGAATAGATATATTTTACTTTCTTGTTTTCATATTTTATATCTGTAATCTCTTCATTTAAAATAAACTCTACTCCTTCATCTTGTAAATACTTTTTAAGTCCTAGCATTAACTTTTTTGGATCTATTCGAGCATTTTTCTTAAATAAAATTGCTCCTTCTATTTTATCATTTGCAAAAGGCAGATACTCTTTAATCTTTGCATCATCAAAAATCTCAAACCTATCTTCTTCATCTATATAGTTGTATTTTTCGAGTTTTTCTTTATATGTATGTTTTTGAGTAAAGACTGATAACATTCCATCATGGTGAAAGTCAAAATCAATACCTTCTTTATAAACTAAATCTTTGTAGATATCAAGTGAGATTTGTCCATACTTTTCAAATAGCATCATTGTCTTTTTTGTACGAACTTCATTTGCACTTTGAACAAATCTATATAACCACTTATAAAGTTTTAAATCTAAGTTTGGATGAAAGATAGCAGGAGATTGCCCCTTTAACATAAGTTTTAAAGTGTTTGATACAACTCCAGGGTAACTTAATGGTGTTTTATCAAAAGAAGATAAAAGCCCTGCATTTCCAAAGGATGTTGCATTTTCAATAGTACCTTCGTCTATTACTGTAACTTGCCGTCCTCTTTTATGAAGATTGTAAGCACACATAAGTCCAACTATACCACCACCAATAACTATTACATCTTTTTTCATAGAAGTATCCTTTTAAATCCATATACTGAAATCATACAAAAGAAAAGTATATATTATAAAAAAAATTATATATAGTTTATTTTATTAAACATAGAATAATCTTTTGATTAGTCAGCTTTGTATTCTATTATTTTTACTATTATTGCAAAGGTTTTATATGAGTTTATTTTAGATATTTCTTTTAGTATTTGCTCTAAACTTTCATAAGAAATATTGTTTTGTGAAAAGATTTTATCAAGCTCTTTAATATCAAGATTAAAAGTATCACATACTTGCTTTAAAGTTTTTGGCTCCAAAGAATCAAGCAGTCTATCCATATCACTATCTAGTGTGACTTTCTTATTTTTTGAGAAAATATTAAAAAACTCTTGTGTTAATTTTTTTAGTTTTTTTCTTCTTATTAATATATGTATTAAAGTTACTACAAATAGAGCTATTCCTGCTACTTTATGTAAAAATATACTATTAACTGTGATTGAACCAATATAAAATTCATATGCAGTAAAGGAAAGTATAAACATAAGTACTATCAAAAAAATGATAGTAAGATACTTGTAGATAACTTCAAACATAAAGATTTATTTTTTTGCTGCTGTGAAGATAATTTCTACAAGAGTATTATGACTTGCCATATTTGCTTCAACACAAGCTCTTGCTGGCTTTTCATCTGAAACCCACTCGTTCCAAACTTCATTGAAAGCTTTGAAGTCCCTATAAATATCTTTTAGGCAAATCTCAGCTCTAAGTAAATGATGTTTATCTGTTCCTGCTTCTTTAAATCTCTCTTCTGCTATTTCTAAAGCTCTTTTAGCTTGAACTTTGATATCTAACTCTTTATCATCTGATACAATTCCTGCAAAATAGATAGTGCCATTGTGTTCTACTATTCTGCTCATTTTTTCGTTTATTATTTTTCTAGTAATCATTTTGTGTCCTGAAAATTTTTAATTGAAAGTATATCATCCTATGATAAAGTTAACCTAAGTATTGAACATATAAAGATATAATAGCCAAAATCAAAAAAGGGACAAAATGTCAGAAATAAAAAAAGAGTTATATTCAATTGTTCATGATACTATGATACCTGAAGTTGAAAGTTATGTTGAAGATTTACATAAAGTTATTGAGAAAAATGAACAAACAGATGATACACTAGAAGAAGTTAGAGATATGGAGTCTTTTTTAGTTGAGCTTCAAAATATTCTTTTAGCAATTGATGAAGAAAAGATGGATGAAGAACAAGCAAAAGAGATTTTAGAAAAAATTCAAACTATGATTGCTGAGCACAGCGAACACTAAAACTACTTTATAGTTTTAAAATAGACTTCTTCTGATATTATATCTTTGGGAGTCTCTACTCTGTCTATATAAACCTTACCTAATAAATGGTCATACTCATGTTGAAATATTCTTGCAACAAAATCCTCAAATACTACTTGTACCTTTTTATTATCTAATGTTGTGTATTCAACTTCAATTGTTTTATGTCTTGGAACCAAAGCTCTAATACCTGGAATACTTAAACACCCTTCCCAATCTTTTTCTATAGTTTCTGATTTATTTATGATTTTTGGATTAATAAGTACTTCATCTTCCATAAGAGGAGCATTTGGGTATCTGTCATTTGGGTGAGATGAGATTATAAGTATTTGATAGCTTTCAAAGATTTGAGGAGCAGCAAGGCCAACTCCCCTACTTGATTTTACACAATCAAGCATTTTCTTTATAATAGTCAATATCTCTTTTGAGTTTATATTTTCTACTTCTTTGGCTTTTTGTCTTAAAACTTTTTCACCAAGTTTTGCTATTGGGCACTCTTTTTTCTTGAAAAACATTTAGGTAACTTTTCTATATAATATTATAATATTTAAATACTTCTAGAGTTAATTCTTTTCTAAGATATAATCTTTTAAAATCACTAATTAAAAGATTAGTTGAAAAAAACCATGTATCTTTTGAAGTTTCAATATATCCTACATACCATCCATGTTTATTCTTAGGAGAAGTAGCCCAGCCTGTTTTTGCATGTAATATGTATTTGTTGTTTTTCTCTTCTATCATAATCTTTTTTACTAACTTTAAATGCTTACTCTTAAAAGGAAGTTTTTCAGTATATAATTTTTTAAGAAATTCTATTTGTTCATAAGACGAAATTTTGATATCTCCACTTAACCAAAAACTTGTAAGGTTATTACCCGTTTTCATATTTCCATATTTTAGTTTTATTAAATAATCATTATAGATATCTAGAGATAACTTACTTGCAAAATATTGATAACACCAAACACATGAATATTTAAAAGCCGTTTTCAAAGTTTGGTTTTTATTCCATACATCTAAAAACCTTTTTTTTCTATCCCAAAGAATAATCTCTTTTTCATCTTTAATTACTTTATTATCTAGTACAATCAATGAATTAGGTATTTTAAATGTAGATGCAGGTAATAATCGAGTATTTGCTCTTTTTGGATTAAATACATAACTTTTATTTGAGCTTAGTGATTGAATTACAATTGTACCTTTTACTTTGTTTTTCTTAAAAATTTTTTCTAAAGATAAATCATTATCAGCAAATATAAAATTGCAAAGAAATAATAAAAATATAAAAATTTTCATAGGAAATAGTTCTTAGAATTTTCTTTTAGTTTATTATATATCTCATCAAACTCGGCAGGATAAACCCTTGCTCCACCAACAGTTGAGATAAAGTTCGTATCACCTATCCATCTAGGAAGTACATGATAATGTACGTGCTGTTCTATACCAGCACCAGCAGCTTTACCAAGATTCATACCAATATTTACACCTTCACAAGGCATTACTTCTTTTAGTAGTTTTACTGCTTGTCTTGCTCTTTTAGAAACTCTTAGCCAAGTCTCTTCTTCTAACTCTTCTATTTTATCAGTATGAAAATATGGGATTACCATCATATGACCAGGAGAGTAAGGAAACTTATTCATAACTACATAGCAAAGTTCATCGTGAAAAAGAACTTGATATTTCTCTTCTTCTTTGTTTTTTGCTATATGACAGAATACACACCCTTCTATTTTTTCTTCACTAACATAAGAGTATCGCCAAGGTGCGTATAGGTGTTCCATTATATTTCTCCTTAAAAACTGTCCCAGTTTTTAAGGGACCTTTATTTTATCATCTACTTTTAGTAGGATTTGTAAAAAATCCTTAAAGTAGCAAACTCTAAAGAAAACAACGAGTTGTTTTTATATAAAGTTTGGTGCATCATTTGCAAAAAGGATTAAGTCACCCTCTTTTGTAACAGATGCTAAAGTATCTTCTAGTTTTGATTTATCTTTTAATACAAATACTTTGTCTTCATCAATATTAGAACTAAGTAATTGTGAGTTTAATTCTCCCGTAACTATCGCTAAATCAAACTTCTCATTTATCTCTTTTGCAAGTAAAATATTTGCTTCAGAAGTTGACTCAACTAATCCTGGAGTGATAATAACTTTTCTTCCCTCATGATTAGTACAAATATTTATAGCTTCTAGCATACCTTCTAAGTTTCCATTGAAACTATCGTCAATAATAATCTTTCCACCTGCTTCTATTTTTTGAAGCCTATGTTCTACTTGTGGTAAATCTTTTATTGCAAGTTTGATTTCATCAATAGTCATCCCAAGCTCATGGGCTACTAAAATAACTGCCGTAAGATTTATCGCATTAAAACTTCCAAGAACTGGAGCATGGAAATGTTGTTGTTCCCCATCAATTAAAATATCAAACCAAATACCATCAAGATTTGACATAGTTACATTTAGATTATCAGGGAATTTTGTAATCTCATCATAATCTTGTTTTAAAGGAACAGATTCATGTACAAAACCTCTTAGCATCTTTGGAGATTTTAGTATTTCCATTTTTGTATGAATAATATTTTCTATAGTTTTAAAATATTCGATATGTTGTTCTCCAACACTTCCTAAAATACAATATTGAGGTTCTAAGTACATAGTGATTTCTTCGATATCACCTTCTTGTCTAGCACCAGCTTCTGCAATATATATTTGTGTATCAAGAGGTAAGTCTCTATTTACATCTAGAACTATTCCAGCGATTGTATTTACTGACCTTGGAGTTTTATATACTTTGTATTTTCTTTTTAATACATGGTATAAATAGTTTTTAATAGAAGTTTTTCCATATGAAGCTGTAATAGCAATAGTTCTAAGCTGAGGAATAGTTTCTAGTCTTTGTTTGCCTTTATGTTTAAAAGAGATAAAAAACATCTTTTCCATTAAGTACGTAACGGCAAGTGTTAAGATAATAGGTACAAAAATAGCCGTTGCATGACAAGATTCACTTAAAATACAAAGTAAGTGAAGTGCAAAAGTTATAAATAAAAGTACCCCTAAAAATCTTTTAACTCTAGAAGTTAAAACTAAAGACCTATCAAGTTTTCTATTCCAAAGAACAAAACTAGTCATATAAATCAAATAAAAATAGATAGAAAAATATAAATCAGGTAAAAGATGAAAAAGTACAACTGGAGCAGCAAAGTATGTGATATGCCATTGCCATTTGTGGTGTTTAAATAAAACTCTTTCTAACTTATAGTTATACCATTGTAAGTTTGTGATTAAATACCAACCTAAAGACATGATTAGTAAAACATGAGTAAATATATAAAAGTATTCTAGTATTTCCATTATTTTAATCCATTTTCAATTTTTTCACAAATATCTTTTGCATGTTTTAAAAAGAAGTAGTGATCACCTTCGTAGGCTGTAAAACTACTATTTTTAATTAGCTCGTGAATTTTTTTCCCAGAAGGAAGAGTTGTAGCAGTATCTACTTTCCCCCAAAAAATCATAGCATTTTTTTCAAAAGAAGAAAAGATATAGCAGAAGTCTTCATCTACTACATTTTTAAAAGTCTCATACATTTCATGGCTCATTTGCTTTACATCATCACTTCTAAATGACTTCGTAACTTTTCTAAGTCCTAGTTTGTTAAAAATCTTTGCAAAGAAGATTTTTGTTTTAACATTGAAACTTTTCTCTTCTAAAATTCCAGCAGTACTTAGTAAGATAAGATTTTCAGGATTTATTAGTGTTGCAACTTTTCCACCAAATGAGTGTCCAGCTATTGCTACAACATTTGTATTTAAAGCTTCTAAAAACTTTTTTATAATAAGTGAGTAATCTTTTGTAGTAAGAACATAATCATTTGAACTTTTTCCAAAACCAGGCATATCAATATATATATGTCTAAAGTCTTGAAGCAAGTTACCAAATGCTTGTTTCATAATCTCTTTATTTGAACCCCAACCATGAAGAATAACTATATCCTTCTTTTGGCTAGGATTTACAATCTCATATGAGATACTAAATTTTCTGTCTTGTACTTCAATGCTTTTTAAAGCCAAATCTATTTACCTTTTGATGCTTGTATTTTGTTTACATATTCGTATGTTATTTTAATATCTTTTTGTTTTGGTAAAGATTTAGCTAATGTTGTTAATACATTATTAAAATCTTTAAATAAATAGTTTGCCATAGAACCAGGAATTGGATTTATCTCATTTAAATATACTTCCTCTTCTTGAACAAAGAAGTCACATCTAATAAGTGAACCATCAAAAGTATTGTTATAAATAGCTTTGAAAGACTCTTTTATTCTATCTTTAAGTTCTTCAGAAATATCAGCTTCTAAAGCAGCAGAAGTTCTAGCAAAGTCTAAATATTTTTTATCAAAATCTAAGAATTCAGCTTTTTGTGGTTCTTCAATGATTGAGAAAACAAATTCACCATTTACTTTAGTACCTGCTAAGTTATACTCCTTGATTCCTGCAATAAATGGTTCTACAATAATTGCTTCATCAAACTCAAAAGCTACATCAAGTGCGTAATCTAACTCTTCTTGAGTTTTTACAATTGAAACACCAATAGAACTACCTAAAGTAACTGGCTTGATAATCACAGGGAATGAGTGAACTTCTACTTTGTCATTTTTTGTGTAGTATTTATAATCAATAGCTTTTACACCGACACTGTGAGCATAACCTTTTGTTAAAAACTTATTAAAACTAACAGCACAAGCACCTTTTCTAGGTCCTATATAAGGAATATTTGCAAACTCAAATAAAGAAGCTAATAATCCATCTTCGCCATCACCACCGTGAGTTATATTTAAAACAGCATCAACTTCAAAAGGTTTTGTTCCAAACATAGCTTTCTTTGAGAAACCATCTTTTGAGAAGTTTAAAATATCACACTTTTTATACTCACCACTACTAAATAGTTTTGATTTTATTTTATCTGTTGGAATATGATAAAACTCTCTATTTGAATCACAAAAAATATAAACTAACTCTTCTTTTAAAACATCTTTCATAGCAATAGCAGAAACAATTGATATTTCATGCTCATATGACTTACCACCAAAAACTATTCCTAACTTCAATCTATCTCCTTTTAAATGTCCCATTTAAAAGGGACACATTTCATAATAACTACTTTTTAACAGGATTTATAAAAAATCCTTAAAAGTATCAAAATTCTAAAGAAAGCAACGAGTTGCTTTTACTATTATATTTTATTTTTGTAATTGCTTAAGTGCTTGTTTTACTAAATCACTTGTATTTGTACCTGTACACGCTTTAAGTGCTTTTGATACAACATCTTTTTTAAATCCTAAAGACTCTAAAGCAAGAGAAGCTTCAAGTGTTGCCTTTGAACCACCAACAGCTCCATCCTCATCATCTTCAACAATAAACCCTGATAACTCAACTAAAATTCTACTAGCACCTTTTGGACCAATACCTGGAACTCTTTTTAACATTGATACATCATTTTCACTAACAATTTGTGCAAAAGAACTTGGAGTAAAGGTAGAACAAATAGCAAGTGCTACTTTTGGACCCACTCCATTTATCTTGATAACTGTGTCAAATAATTTTTTTTCATTGGGGTCTAAAAAGCCATAAAGTGTTTGAGAATCTTCTCTAATAATGTGAGTTGTATGAAGCTTAACACGCTTATCTGTTACTTTTGAGCTACAATTTACTGAAACGAAAACCTCATAAATTAGACCATTTACATTAAGGTGTAAGTGGGTTGGCTCCTTTTTTTCAATGCTTCCTTCAATACCTACAATCATATTTTTCTTTCAAAATTTTAAATTTTCTTTTTGTTTTTATATACAATAAATAATATTCATTATATAATATTGAAGCTTAATATCAAGGTTGTTTTGATGATTGAATTAATTACAAAAAAAATAAGTAATAAAATAATAGTTTCTCTATTCATTTTAATGTCTCTTTCGAGTTTAATAGTAACATATATGACTACTGAACAAGTAAGAGCAGACTCCATTGCTACTACTAAAAAAAATCTTGACATGCTTAATACTGCAATGTTCCAAAGTCTAAGAAATGCGATGAATACAGGAGATCCTGCACAAATTAAAAAAGCAGAAGATGAAGCTGCTACTATTGATGGAGTTAAAGAGCTTGTAATTGCAAAAAGTCAACCTCTTATTGATATGTACGACCCAGGTGCAAAATTTACTACAGACCCAGATGTTTTAAAATCATTTAAAACAAAAGAAAATCAACTACTAGAAACTGATGATGCAGAAGGTCATAATCTAAGAATGATTAAGCCAATGATTGCAACACAAGAGTGTTTAATGTGTCATGCTAATCAAAAAGAAGGTGATGTAATTGGTATTATGGACCTTACATTCTCACTTGCAGAATCAGATGATAAAATTAGTACTTTAGTAATAGAAATCTTAATAGTATCTACAGTATTTGGCTGGATTACTATTGGTTTAATCTTTATAATTGTAAAAAGAGCAACAAAACCTATTGCTACACTTAAAAGCGGATTTGAAAACCTTCTTAAATCAAATGACCCAAGTATTAAACTTGATGTTGAATCAAAAGATGAGATTGGAGAAGTAGCGAATCTATTTAACTCTTATATGGATAAAGTAAGAGCAGGTCTAAAACAAGATGAAAAAGTTATTGAAGAAGCAAATGATATTTTAGAAAAAACGGGAAATGGTTTCTTTGTATACCAAGTAAACTCAACTGCATCTAACCCATATGTTGAAGATTTAAAAAATAAACTAAACTCAATGATTAATCATACAAAAGAGACTCTTGATAGAATCAATGATACTCTTAAAAACTACTCTGAGTCTAAATTTGATTATAAGATAAATGATAAAGGTATTTATGGTGACTTAGGTTCACTAGCTGCTGGAATTAAACTTGTAGGTAATAATACATCTGAGATTTTAGCGATGATTATGAATACTGGTGATTCACTTAAAGAGAGCACTCATACTTTATCAACTGCATCAAATCAGTTATCTACGTCATCAAATCAACAAGCCGCATCTTTAGAAGAAACAGCTGCTGCATTAGAACAAATTACTGCAAATATTAAAGGTAATACAGAAGCTTCTAATGAAATGTCTTCTTTAGCAGGATATGTAACAAAATCTGCACAAAATGGTCATAGCCTTGCAAATGAAACAGCTGTTGCTATGGATGATATCAATGCACAAGTTAGCTCTATTAACGAAGCTATTGAAGTTATTGACCAAATTGCTTTCCAAACAAATATCCTTTCACTAAATGCAGCTGTTGAAGCAGCTACTGCTGGTGAAGCAGGTAAAGGTTTTGCAGTTGTTGCAGGTGAAGTTAGAAACCTAGCTTCTAGATCAGCTGAAGCAGCAAAAGAGATTAAAGAGTTAGTTGAAAAAGCAACACAAAAAACAAATACTGGTAAACAAATCTCTGATAATATGATTACTGGATATGAAGAGTTAAATCAAAATATTAACTTAACTATTGAAAAGATTGAGCAAGTTGCAAATGCTTCTAAAGAGCAGGAAGCTGGAATCGTTCAAATCAATGATGCCGTTAACTTATTAGATAGAGCAACTCAAGAAAATGCACAAGTTGCTGACCAAATCTCTAAAATGTCAAATGATATTGCTAATATGTCAAACTCTCTTGTAACAGCAGCTTCAAGAGCAAGTTTCTTACAAGAAGCAAGAGAAGAAGTTTGTAATGTAGATTTAGTTTATGATACAGCTAAGTTAAAAGTAAATGTACTTGGTCTTAAAGATGATGTTTACTCAAAACTTGGTTCTTATGAAAAATGGACTACATCATCTTGTTATACTGTTTCTGATTGGATTAAAGAGTATTTAGAGATTAATCCAAGTTGTGACTATAGTGCAATTGAAGACCTTGAAAAACTAAATGTAAGTTTAAAAGGTAAACTTCAAGAACTAGTAGACGCAAATGCGGCTAAAGCAGATAATGAAGTTCTAAATGAAAAAGCTAAAGCTGTAGAAGTAGAGTCTTTAAGAATATTTGGAACACTAAATAGTCTGAAAAAAGAGGCTTGTAAGAATAATAAATAAAAAGGTTTAAAAACCTTTTTATTTTAGTTAGCTGTTTGCATACTTTTAATTAATGCTTCTAACTCATCATCAGAAACTACATCTGATGTTTCATCCCCCGATATATGTTTAGCAGAAGAAGCAATATTATACTCTTTTGAGTCAATATTGTTAGTTTCACAAACGTGATTTACAACTCTTTCTATTTTTTGTCTATGTAAGTCTTGATGCTGTAATAAACCAAAAGAATTAGAAATCAGTTCTTCAATTTTTTTAGCTTTATGTAATGGAAG contains:
- the rplC gene encoding 50S ribosomal protein L3, with product MEFIVEKIGMSRTVTVPATPVTLLKVLDTKVCDVNEGVALVSYSKGKKFNKAIEGQQKKYGLSKEFNRFATINVANTEAGDLDVSGLSEAAVLKTTFKTKGRGFQGGVKRWNFAGGRASHGHRMGRRTGSIGNAEWPGRVQPGKKMPGQYGNTNVTVKNDIVSFDAETGILVVKGSVSGPNGGLGKVRIAK
- the rpsJ gene encoding 30S ribosomal protein S10, coding for MEKIRLKLKAYDHRVLDRSVASIVEAVKRTGAELRGPIPLPTKIRKYTVLKGPHVNKDSREQFEIRVHSRMIDIIAATPDTVDSLMKLDLAPEVDVEVRSMGQE
- a CDS encoding hybrid sensor histidine kinase/response regulator; this encodes MNGNNINLMYVEDDVIVNDTITSLLQKLGYTVYNFFNGADAYNYFKDNKIDIVISDIDMPKMNGIELVEKIKKVNTKTPIIFTTAISDEKYLLDSIKLGIDLFMKKPIDCSVLKENVDKVLKPYFLELENEKKEEKIREQAKEILIAKTVSMISHQWRQPLSKIGSITSKIRVYSQMNKLTDEILIANLEKIEKENIYLSSTINKFNNLLEKKDIREFSLKELLKSIIEDEISIEMQNNVFIKSDYDEFKNIFESILKNSYEQFDKNDIENRKIDITTFQDDDFLNIKICDNAGGIDKDILSNVFDLYHSDKSLNGRGLGLYLAKVSLTLLTNGEISLENIESENGKGVCVKIKIPTTYVS
- a CDS encoding FAD-binding oxidoreductase; this encodes MKKDVIVIGGGIVGLMCAYNLHKRGRQVTVIDEGTIENATSFGNAGLLSSFDKTPLSYPGVVSNTLKLMLKGQSPAIFHPNLDLKLYKWLYRFVQSANEVRTKKTMMLFEKYGQISLDIYKDLVYKEGIDFDFHHDGMLSVFTQKHTYKEKLEKYNYIDEEDRFEIFDDAKIKEYLPFANDKIEGAILFKKNARIDPKKLMLGLKKYLQDEGVEFILNEEITDIKYENKKVKYIYSQNRNFYEAETFIMSTGYKTDLAKKSNKELMLTPAKGYSITFTMPKELKPKTSTLFNDLFIVMTPRFNDVRLTSKLELGSDDPEVVQKQIDSIKKNFKEYSIPFEMKDEVTWSGFRPLTPNDIPLIGRDENYSNLVYAMGLGWLGMTFAPSIGHIIGDLVEFDQSNAKNDDILLFSGFYQY
- a CDS encoding RidA family protein — translated: MITRKIINEKMSRIVEHNGTIYFAGIVSDDKELDIKVQAKRALEIAEERFKEAGTDKHHLLRAEICLKDIYRDFKAFNEVWNEWVSDEKPARACVEANMASHNTLVEIIFTAAKK
- the def gene encoding peptide deformylase is translated as MFFKKKECPIAKLGEKVLRQKAKEVENINSKEILTIIKKMLDCVKSSRGVGLAAPQIFESYQILIISSHPNDRYPNAPLMEDEVLINPKIINKSETIEKDWEGCLSIPGIRALVPRHKTIEVEYTTLDNKKVQVVFEDFVARIFQHEYDHLLGKVYIDRVETPKDIISEEVYFKTIK
- the blaOXA gene encoding class D beta-lactamase — its product is MKIFIFLLFLCNFIFADNDLSLEKIFKKNKVKGTIVIQSLSSNKSYVFNPKRANTRLLPASTFKIPNSLIVLDNKVIKDEKEIILWDRKKRFLDVWNKNQTLKTAFKYSCVWCYQYFASKLSLDIYNDYLIKLKYGNMKTGNNLTSFWLSGDIKISSYEQIEFLKKLYTEKLPFKSKHLKLVKKIMIEEKNNKYILHAKTGWATSPKNKHGWYVGYIETSKDTWFFSTNLLISDFKRLYLRKELTLEVFKYYNII
- a CDS encoding HIT domain-containing protein, which gives rise to MEHLYAPWRYSYVSEEKIEGCVFCHIAKNKEEEKYQVLFHDELCYVVMNKFPYSPGHMMVIPYFHTDKIEELEEETWLRVSKRARQAVKLLKEVMPCEGVNIGMNLGKAAGAGIEQHVHYHVLPRWIGDTNFISTVGGARVYPAEFDEIYNKLKENSKNYFL